Proteins encoded together in one Larus michahellis chromosome 4, bLarMic1.1, whole genome shotgun sequence window:
- the LOC141741876 gene encoding neural-cadherin-like isoform X2 produces MEPFPFLAVVSPEAPGGTEVYRLLAVDADEGIHGAVEYFLLEGGEDRFEVEKDTGWIKTTGLPLVRDKEYLLTVLAADKFGSRGSPASVSVIAGFRPPQFTNISYFVYVPESMPQGKSFLTVTAVSYQKKSLSYSFLTNPSDLFSIDRATGDISLTRSVDYETDQHQYVLSVRAEENEEFNSAAEVLVVITDVNDCAPEFNQSIYSKVGVPETVTRTTALLQVTATDCDSKENAEMLYYTLSQDFSITSHGTIFPATQLDYERPNHLYEFIIMAVDKGEEPRTGTATVRIHVSNVNDEAPEFSQTIYRSFVSEDAGPNTLIATVNAVDPDGDGVTYDILSGNQKGNFVIDPKKGLVRLRSSPFPKLQGTEYVLNVTATDDNASGGPHSLTSTAQVVVKIDDVNNNKPVFQKCQYYREHASVLENQPSGTVVLQVEATDADEGANGIVKYGLMHRGGVLPAFSIHPDTGVLTTVQVFDREKQREYPITVTATDQAAEPLIGICQINIIILDQNDNDPRFENTRYEYFLREDTRVGTSFLRVAAHDDDYSSNAAITYSIASEEPNYLQINPTTGWVFVNQPISQRSSIIREIIATDGGNRSSKVELAVTITSAKNQPPQWERDSYEVVIPENTTRDASVLTIKATSPFGDPRVTYSLEEGLVPETNMPVRFYLTPNRHDGSASILVAEPLDYETTKSFLLRVRAQNVAAVPLAAFAMVYINVTDVNDNVPFFTSSIYEASVTEGAGVGTFVVQVSATDLDLGQNGEITYSMLHDSGRDYTYFRLDSQTGSIYTASVFDREEKGSYLLEVKSVDGSESARPGKHGKPNSDTAYVRIFISDVNDNKPVFTQSVYEVNVDEDQDVGSTIITVSANDEDEGTNAKLRYQITAGNTGGVLDVEPETGAIFIAQPLDYEETKMYEIHLLASDGKWEDYAVIIINVMNKNDETPVFSINEYYGSIIEELDGLPVFVLQVMANDPDSNVDGDLRYSLHGHGAADIFTIDEKTGSIYSHKMLDREERALWRFVVLATDEGGEGLTGFADVIINVWDINDNAPMFMCMPDDCNGSVFENSPADTLVMEMGAVDRDDPNVGLNAVLTYRITENVKNEFGTDMFNINPNTGTIHVAGGMLDRERTENYFLTVEARDGGGLTGTGTATIWIADVNDHVPKFTKEMWQATIPENSAIDSEVLQVCATDADVGENADLIFSIIGGDPDQKFYIENDEEWQCATIRLKKKLDFENAHEKQFNLTISVEDLDFSSIAVCLIEVEDSNDHSPVFLSQFIQTSPFFENQPIGTTVTTVRATDKDSGLNGNIMYSIKSDSDPMRQFVVDQHGHVIVANTLDREVIQEYSLIIQASDQGTPARTGSVTVLINLLDVNDNGPKFEAPYMPVVWENILRPEIVYMNHTSKLLHAFDPDSEENGPPFTFSLPPDYQNSLDFSLTDNRNNTATVTALRSFDREKQKVFHLPIVITDSGIPAMSSTNTLTITIGDENDNCHESGHKEIYVYSYKGKWPTTVLGEVFAPDQDDWDNKTFLSEGKLLKSFRLNQRTGSLMMVDNTPQGIYNLKVRVSDGVCPDVISTVQIHVKELENEAIQNSATVRLSDVTAEEFIRRDEHGKTRHDKFKEFLAKMLPAKLSDVIVFSVMNIDGKQTDVRFAVRGGSAYYRPEKLHAEMAAFKNEIQAALQLNISQIDVDECRSANCSEGSSCTNYLAVSDVPTVMDTGSVSFVSVTTTINAVCTCSARDRVHQPCSSYPRSPCLNGGMCIDTLNGYRCLCPASFHGPDCQQTKHSFHGNGYAWFRPIRPCFESSLSLEFITVVPDGLLLYSGPLSNPEPGSTENFIAIELSDGVPVLKMSHGSGFVMLQFPSHLNVADKKWHRLEIRTNGQDVRFTLDRCSTAVVSEVEGVGKRLSTEDRTNCEVFGSVPQRARYLNANHVLQLGGVKESLPYSYPQLLHKHFSGCLRNFILDTQVYDLQSPAESLNSFPGCTLTDGSCETMGSSSCGIHGRCLGDWGSFACHCLPGYYGYRCDKVAKEYTFGPGSHIRYQLPVSVPARRTLFEAMIRTRQPNSVITSMSSRNKDEHITLQVVQGFLVVSYNLGDGDYSVSLPSYHIDNGEWHHVTLERNENEFTLRLYEGGGKREILKAAGIYKEIVIDPSSLVLGNTYPFKQNKSFQGCMKDVRFNNYRIPLDTHVKELVSVLSAQGIKEGCSSEACRNNPCNQEFICIDLWMMHECSCPPGHMIMENATGRQCVYTACAKRPCNYGTCISQSPTNFQCHCPDGYTGRNCEIALAIFHKDTGLSFSSMFAICICFLALLALFSAVFLWARWKSHKSLNGGVYRVSAHHEDLEDIRENILNYNEEGGGEQDQDAYNMAELQVSIQTSPAYSLYKKKEKPTKLSSFFSDMSPGTQEQTKPSATTQFSFTSADFGQYLSDVVRDADLHPQAVPQDSLQVFCTEGECSVASSLSTLSSSGLGEGIVYDDIKEWGPKFEKLSELYSHIDAEDL; encoded by the exons tGACGGCCACTGACTGTGATTCAAAAGAGAATGCCGAAATGCTATATTACACTTTGAGTCAAGACTTCAGTATTACTTCTCATGGTACTATTTTTCCGGCAACACAGTTAGACTATGAGCGACCTAACCATCTTTATGAGTTCATAATTATGGCTGTAGATAAAGGGGAAGAGCCAAGGACTGGAACAGCAACTGTTAGGATCCATGTTTCAAATGTCAATGATGAAGCACCTGAATTTTCCCAGACAAT CTACAGGAGTTTTGTTTCCGAAGATGCAGGCCCAAACACACTGATTGCTACAGTTAATGCTGTTGACCCTGATGGAGATGGTGTGACATATGATATTCTGTCTGGGAATCAAAAAGGAAACTTTGTTATTGACCCTAAGAAAG GGCTAGTTAGACTTCGTTCAAGTCCATTTCCTAAGCTGCAGGGGACAGAGTATGTACTTAATGTCACGGCTACTGATGATAACGCATCTGGAGGGCCCCATTCTCTTACAAGTACTGCCCAAGTTGTTGTGAAAATTGATGATGTCAACAATAACAAACCTGTCTTTCAGAAG TGTCAGTATTATCGGGAACATGCTTCTGTATTGGAAAACCAGCCTTCAGGGACAGTAGTACTGCAGGTTGAAGCCACTGATGCTGACGAAGGAGCCAATGGTATAGTGAAATATGGCTTGATGCACAGAGGAGGTGTCCTACCAGCATTTAGCATTCATCCTGACACAG gaGTTCTGACAACTGTTCAGGTATTTGATCGAGAAAAACAGAGGGAATATCCTATCACTGTGACAGCAACAGATCAGGCAGCGGAACCGCTCATTGGAATATGTCAGATAAATATTATCATCCTGGACCAAAATGACAACGATCCCAGATTTGAAAACACCCGCTATGAAT ATTTCCTAAGAGAGGATACAAGAGTTGGGACCAGCTTTCTTCGTGTTGCAGCCCATGATGATGATTACAGCTCAAATGCTGCCATTACATATTCGATAGCAAGTGAAGAACcaaattatttacaaattaatCCTACCACAGGCTGGGTGTTTGTGAACCAACCCATATCTCAG AGGTCATCCATAATTCGAGAGATTATTGCTACAGATGGGGGTAATAGAAGCAGTAAAGTTGAACTTGCAGTAACTATTACCAGTGCCAAAAACCAGCCTCCACAGTGGGAAAGAGACAGCTATGAAGTTGTTATTCCAGAGAATACTACACGAGATGCATCAGTTTTG ACAATCAAAGCAACATCTCCCTTCGGTGATCCCCGTGTGACTTACAGCCTGGAAGAGGGACTTGTTCCGGAGACCAACATGCCAGTTCGTTTTTACCTGACTCCAAACAGACATGATGGTTCTGCTTCAATCCTGGTAGCTGAGCCGCTAGATTATGAAACAACAAAGAGCTTTCTGCTGAGGGTTCGAGCACAGAATGTTGCTGCAGTTCCTCTGGCAGCATTTGCTATGGTCTATATTAATGTAACAG ATGTCAATGACAATGTCCCATTCTTTACTTCATCTATTTATGAAGCCTCAGTAACAGAGGGAGCTGGTGTTGGGACGTTTGTCGTTCAGGTCTCCGCCACTGACCTTGACCTTGGTCAGAATGGTGAG ATAACTTACTCCATGTTACATGACAGTGGCAGAGACTACACATATTTTCGCTTGGACTCACAGACAGGCTCAATATACACTGCTTCAGTGTTTGATAGAGAGGAGAAGGGGTCCTATCTTCTAGAAGTCAAGTCAGTAGATGGCTCTGAATCAGCTCGACCTGGAAAACATGGGAAGCCAAACTCTG ACACAGCCTACGTGCGCATTTTTATCAGCGATGTGAATGATAACAAGCCTGTCTTCACTCAAAGTGTCTATGAAGTAAATGTGGATGAAGACCAGGATGTGGGCTCGACTATCATTACAGTCAGTGCTAATGATGAAGACGAAG GAACAAATGCTAAATTACGGTACCAGATCACAGCTGGAAACACAGGAGGAGTACTTGATGTAGAACCAGAAACAGGAGCTATTTTTATTGCCCAACCACTGGattatgaagaaacaaaaatgtatgAGATTCACTTGTTGGCCTCTGATGGGAAATGGGAAGATTATGCAGTTATCATCATCAATGTCATGAATAAAAATGATGAGACTCCAGTTTTCTCTATCAATGAATACTATGGAAGTATAATTGAGGAACTTGATGGGTTACCAGTCTTTGTACTTCAG gTTATGGCAAATGATCCTGATAGTAATGTGGATGGAGATTTGAGATACTCATTGCATGGGCATGGTGCAGCTGATATTTTCACGATAGATGAGAAAACGGGCAGCATTTACTCACATAAGATGCTGGATCGGGAAGAGAGAGCACTGTGGAGATTTGTTGTGTTGGCTACTGATGAAGGTGGAGAAGGACTTACAGGATTTGCTGATGTAATTATTAATGTGTGGGACATAAATGACAATGCACCCATGTTCATGTGCATGCCTGATGATTGCAACGGGAGTGTCTTTGAAAATTCTCCTGCAGACACATTAGTCATGGAAATGGGTGCAGTTGATCGTGATGATCCAAATGTAGGTCTTAATGCTGTCCTGACTTACAGgataacagaaaatgtaaaaaatgagTTTGGTACTGACATGTTTAATATCAATCCCAATACTGGTACAATCCATGTAGCGGGGGGAATGCTAGACAGAGAAAggactgaaaattattttcttactgttgaAGCAAGAGATGGGGGAGGGCTAACAGGAACTGGCACTGCCACTATCTGGATTGCAGACGTCAATGATCACGTACCTAAGTTCACAAAAGAGATGTGGCAGGCGACAATTCCTGAAAACAGTGCCATCGACTCAGAAGTTCTGCAAGTGTGTGCTACAGATGCAGATGTTGgagaaaatgctgatttaataTTCAGTATCATCGGGGGCGACCCAGATCAGAAGTTTTATATTGAGAATGACGAAGAATGGCAATGTGCCACTATtcgactgaaaaaaaaattggattttgaGAATGCACATGAAAAGCAGTTTAATCTTACTATTTCAGTGGAAGATCTTGATTTTTCTAGTATTGCAGTGTGCCTGATTGAAGTTGAAGACTCAAATGACCACAGCCcagttttcctttctcagtttATTCAGACAAGCCCTTTCTTTGAAAACCAGCCTATAGGTACTACAGTAACCACAGTGAGAGCTACAGACAAGGATTCTGGTTTGAATGGGAACATTATGTATTCTATAAAGTCAGATTCAGATCCTATGAGGCAGTTTGTGGTTGACCAACACGGTCACGTGATTGTGGCAAATACACTGGATCGTGAAGTCATTCAAGAATATAGCTTAATTATACAAGCTTCAGATCAAGGGACACCAGCCCGCACTGGGAGTGTAACAGTTTTGATTAACTTGCTTGATGTTAATGACAATGGACCAAAGTTTGAGGCACCATACATGCCTGTAGTTTGGGAAAATATATTGAGGCCTGAAATAGTGTATATGAACCATACATCAAAACTGCTTCATGCATTTGATCCAGACAGTGAGGAAAATGGGCCGCCCTTTACATTTTCATTGCCACCAGATTATCAGAATTCTTTGGATTTTTCTCTTACTGATAACAGAAATAACACAGCAACTGTAACTGCCTTGAGGTCCTttgacagagaaaagcagaaggtctTTCATCTGCCGATAGTTATAACAGATAGTGGGATTCCAGCTATGAGTTCTACAAACACCCTAACCATAACAATTGGTGATGAAAATGACAACTGCCATGAATCTGGCCATAAGGAAATCTATGTGTACAGTTACAAAG GAAAATGGCCAACAACAGTGCTTGGGGAGGTGTTTGCACCAGATCAAGATGACTGGGACAATAAAACATTTCTCTCTGAAGGAAAACTGCTCAA GTCTTTCAGATTAAACCAGAGGACTGGTTCTTTGATGATGGTGGATAACACTCCTCAAGGAATATACAACTTAAAAGTTAGAGTTTCTGATGGAGTTTGTCCTGATGTTATATCTACCGTACAAATCCATgtcaaagagctggaaaatgaAGCCATACAAAACTCAGCCACCGTGCGTCTATCAG ATGTCACAGCAGAGGAGTTCATAAGGAGAGATGAACATGGCAAAACGAGACATGACAAGTTCAAGGAATTCCTAGCAAAAATGTTACCTGCTAAGCTTAGTGATGTCATTGTCTTCAGTGTGATGAACATTGATGGAAAACAGACAGACGTAAGATTTGCAGTCCGTGGTGGCTCGGCATATTACAGACCTGAGAAACTGCATGCTGAGATGGCAGCGTTTAAAAATGAG ATCCAGGCAGCTTTACAGCTGAACATTTCACAGATCGATGTAGATGAATGTAGGAGTGCCAATTGTAGTGAGGGCAGCAGTTGTACAAATTACCTCGCCGTGAGTGACGTCCCAACAGTGATGGATACTGGAAGTGTGTCGTTTGTCTCAGTAACAACCACCATCAATGCAGTCTGCACATGTTCAGCTAGGGACCGAGTTCATCAGCCTTGTTCCTCCTACCCTCGAAGCCCTTGTCTCAATGGTGGGATGTGTATTGACACTTTGAATGGTTACAG ATGTCTTTGTCCTGCTTCATTTCATGGACCAGACTGCCAGCAGACTAAGCACAGTTTCCATGGAAATGGTTATGCATGGTTTCGTCCCATCAGGCCTTGTTTTGAAAGCTCACTCTCTCTAGAGTTTATTACTGTGGTTCCAGATGGACTTTTACTATATAGTGGTCCTTTATCAAATCCAGAACCTGGGAGTACAGAAAACTTCATTGCAATAG AACTCTCTGATGGTGTTCCTGTGCTGAAGATGAGCCATGGCTCGGGTTTTGTGATGCTGCAGTTTCCAAGTCACCTGAATGTAGCAGACAAAAAATGGCATCGACTAGAAATCAGAACCAATGGTCAG GATGTTCGATTCACTTTGGATCGTTGCAGTACAGCTGTTGTGTCAGAGGTAGAAGGAGTAGGCAAACGGCTGTCCACTGAAGATCGTACAAATTGTGAAGTCTTTGGGTCTGTTCCACAAAGAGCAAG gtatttgaaTGCGAACCATGTTCTACAGCTGGGTGGTGTAAAAGAATCGTTACCATATTCTTACCCACAATTGCTACACAAACATTTTTCTGGCTGTTTGCGCAATTTCATCTTGGATACTCAG GTATATGACCTTCAGTCTCCTGCAGAGTCCCTGAATAGCTTCCCCGGCTGCACACTGACGGATGGGAGCTGTGAGACCATGGGGTCGTCTTCCTGTGGTATTCATGGGAGGTGTCTTGGAGACTGGGGCTCATTTGCTTGTCATTGTTTGCCGGGTTACTATGGCTATCGGTGTGATAAAG TTGCCAAAGAATATACATTTGGGCCAGGAAGTCACATTCGCTATCAGCTTCCTGTCAGTGTACCTGCCCGTAGGACGCTGTTTGAAGCCATGATTAGGACACGTCAGCCTAATAGTGTCATCACGAGCATGTCATCTCGAAATAAGGATGAACACATCACACTACAG GTTGTTCAGGGATTCTTAGTGGTGTCATATAATCTTGGTGATGGCGACTATTCTGTAAGCCTTCCCTCCTACCACATTGATAATGGTGAATGGCATCATGTCACactggagagaaatgaaaatgaatttactCTTCGCCTTTATGAAGGAGGTGGGAAGAGAGAAattctgaaagcagcaggaatatACAAAGAGATTGTGATTGACCCCAGCAGCTTGGTCCTGGGAAACACCTACCCGTTCAAGCAAAACAAGAGTTTTCAAG GATGTATGAAGGATGTCAGATTTAATAACTACAGGATCCCTCTGGATACTCACGTGAAGGAGCTGGTGTCAGTACTGAGTGCCCAAGGCATCAAAGAAGGCTGTTCTTCAGAGGCTTGTAGGAATAACCCTTGTAACCAGGAATTTATTTGTATTGATTTGTGGATGATGCATGAATGCAG TTGCCCTCCGGGACACATGATCATGGAGAATGCCACTGGTAGACAGTGTGTCTACACTGCGTGTGCTAAAAGGCCCTGTAACTATGGTACCTGCATCTCACAGTCACCAACCAACTTCCAATGCCACTGCCCTGATGGCTATACTGGACGTAACTGTGAAATCGCACTGGCAATCTTTCACAAGGATACAGGCCTGAGCTTTAGTTCCATGTTTGCCATCTGCATTTGCTTTTTGGCGCTGTTAG CTCTGTTCAGTGCTGTATTCTTGTGGGCTCGCTGGAAGAGTCACAAAAGTCTGAACGGAGGAGTTTACCGCGTATCTGCGCATCATGAGGATTTGGAGGACATCAGAGAAAATATCCTCAACTACAATGAAGAAGGGGGTGGGGAACAAGACCAA GACGCATACAACATGGCGGAACTGCAGGTCTCTATTCAAACCAGCCCAGCCTATTCCCTctacaagaagaaagaaaaaccaacaaagctGAGCAGTTTCTTTAGTGACATGTCCCCAGGCACGCAGGAGCAGACCAAACCATCAGCAACTACACAATTTTCTTTTACTAGTGCAGACTTTGGTCAATACTTGTCAGATGTCGTCAGAGATGCCGACCTTCATCCCCAGGCTGTGCCCCAAGACTCACTGCAGGTGTTTTGCACCGAAGGAGAATGCTCGGTTGCGAGCAGTCTGAGCACCCTGAGCTCCTCTGGACTGGGTGAGGGTATAGTGTATGACGACATTAAAGAGTGGGGACCAAAGTTTGAGAAACTAAGTGAACTGTACTCACATATCGATGCAGAAGACCTGTAG